The Microcoleus sp. FACHB-672 sequence AACCAACCGGCATCAAGATTACAAAGGCATGGGAAATGCCGTCAGTAATGAAATTCACCGCAGCGATCTCCAAATGATCAAAGATATGGGGGCAAATTTCCTGCGGTTAGCTCATTATCCCCAAGATCCCGTAGTCTTGCAAGTCGCAGATCAGCTTGGTTTAATTATATGGGAAGAAATTCCCCTTGTTAACTATATTACTCCCTCTAAAGCATTTACCGAAACAAGCAAAGTCATGCTGACTGAAATGATTCGTCAGCATTATAATCATCCTTCGGTGCTGATGTGGGGTTATATGAATGAAATTTTCCTAAAAGGGCCAGAAAAAACGCCAGAATACCTGCAAAAAACACTAGAATTAGCTCAAACTTTAGAAAAATTGCTACGGCAAGAAGATGCGACAAGAACGAGTGTGATGGCAATGCACCGCATCCCACTTTATAATGAAGCGGGTGTTGCAGATGTGCCGCAAGTGGTTGGTTGGAATATCTATGCTGGCTGGTATAGTGGCGTATTTACAGACTTTGGAAAGTTTCTAGATGATCAGCATGAAAAATTTCCCAACCGGCCTATAATTGTGAGTGAGTACGGTGCCGATAGTGACTCAAGATTGCATTCATTAAATCCCCAGCGCAAAGATTTTACAGCAGAATACCAACGAAGGCTACACGAAAGTTATTTAGAGCAAATAGAAGCGCGATCTTTCGTCGCCGGCAGCTCTCTATGGAATCAATTTGATTTCGGTGTTGAAGCTCGCGGTGGTTCTATTCCTCATCTTAACCAAAAAGGCATCCAAACCTTTGATCGGCAGCCTAAAGATATCTACTTTTTTTATAAAGCAAAATTCTCTAAGGAACCAGTCATTTATATCGCAACTCGTGAATGGTTGCAACGTTCAGGAAGCGCACAAACACCCGAAAAAACAAACACGCAAGAATCTCCTAATTCCCAAATGCCGGCAAAAAGTTCACTTTCTACAGTCCAGCCGATGGAAGTTTACTCAAACTACCCAAAAGTCGAACTATTTGTCAACAATCAATCTTTAGGAATTAAGAAAATAGACGATAGTCGGCAGGCAACTTGGGATGTGCCTTTCCGTAATGGCATCAATATTATTAAGGCGTGTGGATTGAAAAATCATTCTTTTTCTAAAGAAGTAAATTGCGACCGCGTTGAGATAAACTTCACTAAGCAACCCTTAAATCTTGCTGATGCATCGCTTCCATTTAAAGAACTAGCCGTGAATGCCGGCTCAGATGCTCAATTTATTGATGACAATGGCATAATTTGGGAGCCAGATCAAGAATATCAACCAGGAAGTTGGGGATATATTGCCGGTGAGAAAACACCGCCGGCAGAAGTAGAAAATATTCGAGGAACAACCGCAGATCCGCTTTATCAAATGATGCGAACCGGCACTCATCGTTATCGATTCGATGTGCCAGATGGAGAATATGAAATTGAATTACTTTTTACAGAACGGTTGTTAAAAGAACCGAATCA is a genomic window containing:
- a CDS encoding glycoside hydrolase family 2 TIM barrel-domain containing protein, yielding MKIATIASIIYPLLLMASTRPVNEPNHRQTAKTFEIQQRFVPAVRELFTQMLQENQIISNLAGPRSRVSLNNSWKFLREEVKGAELPRYNDTRWSVVNLPHTWNAEDAFDEVPGYYRGAGWYRKTLEIDSKLKGKNLFLYFEAVNQFADVFVNGKLACHHEGGYSAFACDITDLVNFGAGAGGNTIAIKADNSFNENIAPLSADFTFYGGIYRDVWLIATDPVHINVLDFASPGIYIDTPTVSEERATVRIRGTVVNSTLENKQVQVKNTITDAKGATVASLESSVNVPANGKTSFEQLSESINNPQLWSTDNPYLYTVATNIYDGDSLVDIVENPLGFRWFSFDAEKGFFLNGKPLKLQGTNRHQDYKGMGNAVSNEIHRSDLQMIKDMGANFLRLAHYPQDPVVLQVADQLGLIIWEEIPLVNYITPSKAFTETSKVMLTEMIRQHYNHPSVLMWGYMNEIFLKGPEKTPEYLQKTLELAQTLEKLLRQEDATRTSVMAMHRIPLYNEAGVADVPQVVGWNIYAGWYSGVFTDFGKFLDDQHEKFPNRPIIVSEYGADSDSRLHSLNPQRKDFTAEYQRRLHESYLEQIEARSFVAGSSLWNQFDFGVEARGGSIPHLNQKGIQTFDRQPKDIYFFYKAKFSKEPVIYIATREWLQRSGSAQTPEKTNTQESPNSQMPAKSSLSTVQPMEVYSNYPKVELFVNNQSLGIKKIDDSRQATWDVPFRNGINIIKACGLKNHSFSKEVNCDRVEINFTKQPLNLADASLPFKELAVNAGSDAQFIDDNGIIWEPDQEYQPGSWGYIAGEKTPPAEVENIRGTTADPLYQMMRTGTHRYRFDVPDGEYEIELLFTERLLKEPNQRVFNVKINDQSVIDNLDLVKQYGMFQAVNQAFQIKAAEGKGIEVQLISEIGEPVVSGIRVLRLR